A window of the Hordeum vulgare subsp. vulgare chromosome 5H, MorexV3_pseudomolecules_assembly, whole genome shotgun sequence genome harbors these coding sequences:
- the LOC123398147 gene encoding DNA-binding protein HEXBP-like has protein sequence MGSSAKSQEIGSKRKRMNQDERAAKHIAWHASGYQGHHPQQRTTRNGGSHTPSLGRGKDFHVSGDRFFLTTNPYQQDVESRYIQDKKNGVITCLVCGKEGHYSCNCCFKDQEHKIVCTVCSKNGHCSMWCCQQNKSEIRACTRCGEIGHSTNTHGLGCSSCDEYGECRLSQVKCFLCESQDHYLARCPWNSILTEAFQGQRENFQAALRLALSKQGNPSSTPAKCSARSEGEVLTANKSSPICFTCREEGHSAFQCPQNSPVQFEIFEENSTIATSSNLSKELEEQDPGTGTATAKQSSEKKPKSKVRCIRCGEEGHRRKRCPLRYQSLTMYKSSPLVTAHNTPTGVVTCFRCKEEGHYARRCPQKHHKC, from the coding sequence ATGGGATCATCTGCCAAGAGTCAGGAAATCGGGTCAAAAAGGAAGCGGATGAACCAAGATGAACGTGCAGCCAAGCACATCGCATGGCATGCCTCTGGATACCAAGGCCACCACCCGCAACAGAGGACTACGCGGAATGGCGGTTCACACACCCCCTCGCTAGGGAGGGGAAAAGATTTCCATGTTTCAGGAGATCGATTCTTTCTGACGACCAACCCATACCAACAAGACGTAGAAAGTAGGTACATTCAGGACAAAAAGAACGGGGTAATCACTTGTTTGGTCTGTGGCAAGGAAGGACATTACAGTTGCAACTGCTGTTTCAAGGACCAAGAGCACAAAATCGTTTGCACAGTCTGTAGCAAAAATGGCCACTGTAGCATGTGGTGTTGCCAGCAGAACAAGTCGGAGATTCGCGCTTGCACCCGCTGTGGAGAGATAGGGCATAGTACCAATACACATGGTCTCGGTTGCTCCAGCTGCGACGAGTATGGAGAGTGCCGATTGAGCCAAGTTAAATGCTTTCTTTGTGAATCTCAGGATCATTATCTTGCTCGGTGCCCCTGGAATTCAATATTGACTGAGGCATTTCAGGGTCAGAGAGAGAACTTCCAAGCTGCTCTGCGGCTTGCACTATCGAAACaaggcaacccatcatctacaccTGCCAAGTGTTCCGCAAGATCAGAAGGAGAAGTACTGACCGCCAACAAGTCTAGTCCAATTTGCTTTACATGCCGTGAAGAAGGTCACTCTGCCTTTCAATGTCCTCAGAACAGCCCCGTCCAGTTTGAAATTTTTGAAGAGAACAGCACTATAGCTACATCCTCCAACCTGTCCAAAGAATTAGAAGAACAGgaccctggtactggtactgctaCTGCTAAACAATCATCAGAAAAGAAGCCTAAATCGAAGGTCCGATGTATAAGGTGTGGTGAGGAAGGGCACAGGCGCAAGAGGTGTCCCTTGAGATATCAATCATTGACAATGTACAAGTCTAGTCCTTTGGTTACAGCACACAACACACCAACAGGAGTGGTTACATGCTTCAGGTGCAAGGAAGAAGGCCACTACGCCAGACGATGCCCTCAGAAGCACCACAAGTGTTAA